Below is a window of Allomuricauda ruestringensis DSM 13258 DNA.
AACAAATCCTCTCTTGGGGTATGCTCCAAGTGGCCGTGAAGAATCTTTCTGTTCTTGAGAAGAATATCAAATAACTTTTCCATAGGATAGCAATTGGTTGATGTAAAACTAGCCCTAAAATCTGAAAAAGTATCCCCAAAGCGTGATTAATCCATCATCAAAAAAACAAACACTGCCTTTAAAAGCTGTTGAATTTACATGTTCGTAATGTGATTTGATGGATTTTTGATTTCCTTTGCCTATCCAGCAAAATAGTCATGAAAAAAATATATCATTTGGGCAGCTGCTCAACCTGCAAACGTATTCTTAAAGAATTGGAACCTTTGGACGGTGTTGAACTCCAAGAAATAAAATCTGAGACCATTACACCGAAACAATTGGAACAAATGGCGGAGCTCAGCGAAAGTTATGAATCCCTTTTTAGCAGAAGGGCCGTGCTTTTTAGACAACGGGGTTTACATGAAAAAGAACTTTCTCAAAACGATTACAAAGATTTGATCTTAGAACATTATACCTTTTTAAAAAGACCCGTAGTTATGGTTGACGGTCAAATTTTTATTGGAAACTCCAAAAAAACGGTCCAAGCCGCCAAGGAAGCCCTTCATTCATGAGCAAAAGAACGTTGGCCATTTTGGCCGCCATCGGTGCCACATTTATTTATGGCATAAACCATACTGTGGCCAAAGGGGTCATGCCCACGCATGTTAAACCCTTTGGGTTTATTTTTCTCCGTGTTGGGGGAGCTGCGCTTCTTTTTTGGTTGATTTCTTTTTTTGGCCCCAAGGAAAAAATCGAGAAAAGAGACTGGGGCCGCATGTTGGTTTGTACCCTATTGGGTATGTCCATAAACATGCTTTCGTTTTTTAAAGGCCTACAACTTTCCACCCCCATCAACAGTGCTGTTCTGGTGACCATTACTCCTATAATCGTTGTGGTTATCTCTGCCCTTTTTCTGAAAGAGAGAATTACCTTGAACAAAGGTTTAGGGATTTTTTTGGGATTTGTGGGTGCGGTCGGGCTTATTCTTTTTGGAGCAGAAGCTCGTCAAAATGCACCTAACATACCTTTAGGTAACTTTTTGTTCATTATAAATGCCACTTCCTATGGTGCTTATCTTGTTGTTGTCAAAAAACTGATTGAAAAGTACCATCCTTTTACTCTAATGAAATGGCTGTTCACCATTGGAGTGGTCATTAATCTACCATTGACACTTCCCGAAGCAATGGAAATACAATGGTCCACCATGCCTCTCTGGGCCTATGGTTCTGTTGCCTTTGTGGTGATCGGAACCACATTCTTGACTTATCTGTTCAATATTTTTGCATTGACACAGCTCAAAGCTTCATCTGTGGGGGCCTTTGTATACATGCAACCTTTGGTTGGGATACTGTTCGCCCTGTTTGCAGGCAAAGATGAATTGACGCTTGTTAAGGTTGCTGCAATGGCCTTTGTACTGGTGGGCGTGTATTTGGCGAGTAAAAAACCGAAGGTCTCCTCATAGAATCTTTCAGTCCTTTCATTGTAAACTCCGGCTTATCAATTGAAACGGAGCATCTGTCAATCGAAATGGGGCATCTGTCAATTGAAAGGATATTCTTTTTATAATAAGCTGTATTATCATCGATGAATGTCATCAATTTTTTACAATAAAGTAAAACGGAATACCCGGTTTTTTAGTCCCTAAAGGACTCTTGTTAAAAATATTGATTCTCACTTGGGACTTTGTAGTAACATTAAAACCATGATGCGCTCATTTGGGCCATGTATCCTTAACCTATATCAAAATACTGAAAGTCAAATTATTAACACTTAATACCAACTATACAAGTTTTAATACCAGATATACATTATACAGCTACACTTTTT
It encodes the following:
- a CDS encoding arsenate reductase family protein, producing the protein MKKIYHLGSCSTCKRILKELEPLDGVELQEIKSETITPKQLEQMAELSESYESLFSRRAVLFRQRGLHEKELSQNDYKDLILEHYTFLKRPVVMVDGQIFIGNSKKTVQAAKEALHS
- a CDS encoding DMT family transporter; translated protein: MSKRTLAILAAIGATFIYGINHTVAKGVMPTHVKPFGFIFLRVGGAALLFWLISFFGPKEKIEKRDWGRMLVCTLLGMSINMLSFFKGLQLSTPINSAVLVTITPIIVVVISALFLKERITLNKGLGIFLGFVGAVGLILFGAEARQNAPNIPLGNFLFIINATSYGAYLVVVKKLIEKYHPFTLMKWLFTIGVVINLPLTLPEAMEIQWSTMPLWAYGSVAFVVIGTTFLTYLFNIFALTQLKASSVGAFVYMQPLVGILFALFAGKDELTLVKVAAMAFVLVGVYLASKKPKVSS